One window of Candidatus Nitrospira kreftii genomic DNA carries:
- a CDS encoding Thiamine-monophosphate kinase, translated as MALPMAKPLQEFALIQGLKRQFAHHAPGLVHGIGDDAAVVETSSPRWWHLTTDLLVEGIHFTLTSATPESIGYRAAMANLSDLAAMGAVPRYLLISLAIPKKLSQPQVYDLYRGMMKACRLYGVALIGGDTSASKAGLFFSITLVGTTAKRRALFRHGARVGDQIYVSGTLGDSLAGLRLLANSKTSRSSQKKRSQLSRSHRQFLIRRHFHPTARVAEGQWLNNGRLATAAIDVSDGLSGDLRHLCAESGVGAEVEIENLPLSPACRAYAEAYDVSPTQLAITGGEDYELLFTASPRSRSALERQTRARGYRITRIGTIRPQKFGIQMTSHGRKQPLPLTSYEHFR; from the coding sequence ATGGCGCTTCCTATGGCCAAACCCCTTCAGGAATTCGCTCTGATTCAAGGGTTGAAGCGCCAGTTTGCCCATCACGCTCCGGGTCTCGTCCATGGCATCGGTGATGACGCAGCGGTGGTTGAAACCAGCTCACCGAGGTGGTGGCACCTTACGACGGACCTACTCGTAGAAGGAATCCATTTCACCCTCACATCTGCCACTCCAGAGTCAATTGGATACCGGGCCGCGATGGCCAACCTTAGCGATCTTGCCGCAATGGGAGCAGTTCCTCGGTATCTGCTCATATCACTCGCCATCCCCAAAAAGCTGAGTCAACCACAAGTCTACGACTTGTACAGAGGGATGATGAAGGCATGCCGCCTCTATGGCGTGGCGTTGATCGGAGGAGATACCTCGGCATCCAAAGCCGGACTTTTTTTCAGCATCACATTGGTCGGGACTACCGCCAAACGCCGTGCGTTGTTTCGCCATGGTGCAAGGGTGGGAGACCAGATTTATGTGTCAGGCACCCTAGGAGACTCGCTCGCCGGTCTCCGCTTGTTGGCAAACAGCAAAACCTCTCGATCATCCCAAAAGAAGCGATCACAATTATCTCGCTCCCATCGACAATTTCTGATACGCCGCCACTTCCACCCGACAGCAAGGGTTGCCGAGGGCCAGTGGCTCAATAACGGACGGCTGGCCACTGCCGCCATTGATGTGTCCGATGGTCTCTCCGGAGATCTTCGACACCTGTGTGCAGAAAGCGGTGTCGGAGCAGAGGTGGAGATTGAGAACCTTCCACTTTCACCGGCCTGCAGAGCGTATGCAGAAGCCTATGACGTCTCGCCGACTCAACTCGCGATCACCGGAGGTGAAGACTACGAACTTCTGTTTACCGCATCGCCGAGATCTCGGAGTGCGCTCGAACGACAAACGCGGGCACGAGGCTATCGGATTACCCGTATCGGGACCATTCGCCCGCAGAAATTTGGAATCCAGATGACCTCCCACGGCCGAAAGCAGCCCCTACCGCTGACCAGCTACGAGCATTTCCGCTGA
- a CDS encoding hypothetical protein (conserved protein of unknown function), which translates to MGKPISSHVPCYCAVLRKAVRRVSVLYDAQLRNTGLKTTQFALLGELGRHRSTPPTMNELAEYLVMDRSTLGHNVRPLLRQGLVALKPDAIDGRTRRVTLTAKGAAKYANAKASWRKAQQEYEFLIGKTAAVSLRNALEKLATSGAH; encoded by the coding sequence ATGGGTAAGCCAATATCGTCGCATGTTCCGTGCTACTGCGCCGTCTTGCGAAAAGCCGTCCGGCGCGTGTCGGTTCTCTATGATGCGCAACTGAGGAATACCGGACTCAAGACGACTCAGTTCGCATTGCTAGGGGAACTAGGCAGACATCGCTCAACACCTCCGACCATGAATGAACTGGCGGAATACTTGGTAATGGACCGCTCAACGCTCGGGCATAACGTGAGGCCACTGTTGCGCCAAGGGTTAGTGGCGCTAAAGCCCGATGCGATTGATGGAAGAACGCGACGTGTGACGCTCACCGCAAAGGGTGCAGCGAAATATGCTAATGCCAAAGCATCGTGGCGGAAGGCCCAGCAGGAGTACGAGTTTTTAATAGGGAAGACCGCCGCCGTCTCGCTACGAAACGCCCTGGAGAAGCTGGCTACATCTGGCGCTCACTAA
- a CDS encoding hypothetical protein (conserved protein of unknown function), translating to MIEAWQFPDVTIYLVGILGLLVVWQYYQMQIMAGRILAVDIFDRSGIRMYLYIAPDDDHICEVCAASNGRVYLPSQVAKKNFSPLDGRCQRPTPCIGVLIGLYGAWLEARGVLENLRRNIKNGGIQLSAEEVRALVNGQWERCISADTDRLGIQMIEALSYEKINQEIAIQGYRYVVEEAREVRHLLLLVPAYLRLLQLLLRAGEEAEALEMIERFESRFPSTKRGAHFPSEKQRETMKTKKAQLLKGLSLKMSA from the coding sequence ATGATTGAGGCCTGGCAATTTCCGGACGTGACGATCTATTTGGTGGGCATTCTTGGACTTCTGGTCGTGTGGCAATACTACCAGATGCAGATCATGGCCGGCCGCATACTGGCCGTCGACATCTTCGATCGTTCCGGGATCCGGATGTATCTCTATATCGCTCCTGATGATGACCACATCTGTGAGGTGTGTGCGGCGTCGAATGGGCGCGTGTATTTGCCGTCCCAGGTTGCGAAGAAAAATTTTTCACCTCTCGATGGGAGATGCCAACGACCAACTCCCTGTATCGGAGTGCTGATTGGACTCTACGGAGCTTGGTTGGAAGCCAGAGGGGTGCTGGAGAATCTTCGTCGGAATATTAAAAACGGAGGGATCCAACTTTCAGCAGAGGAAGTGCGAGCCTTGGTCAACGGGCAATGGGAACGCTGCATCAGTGCCGATACGGACCGCCTGGGGATCCAGATGATTGAGGCGCTCTCCTATGAAAAGATTAATCAGGAGATCGCGATCCAAGGGTATCGCTATGTTGTCGAAGAAGCCAGAGAAGTCCGGCACCTATTACTGCTCGTTCCGGCCTACCTTCGGCTCCTGCAGCTGCTTCTTCGGGCCGGGGAGGAGGCCGAAGCACTCGAAATGATTGAGCGCTTTGAAAGCCGCTTCCCGTCGACAAAACGTGGTGCACATTTTCCGTCGGAGAAACAGCGAGAGACTATGAAGACAAAAAAAGCTCAATTGCTGAAGGGCCTGTCACTGAAAATGTCGGCCTAG
- a CDS encoding hypothetical protein (conserved protein of unknown function), which produces MRLAHRIAIVTGGGTGIGEAIAKVFAREGAKVAITGRRQDELERVVEDIERTGGQALALPGSVTNEHDVQEAVAATVRTFGRLDILVNNAGNLFYTARLHETTDQIWDETFDVFMKGTFRFIRAVIPRMLQQGGGSILNISTVVGLKAIPGFEAHAYQAAKAGVIMLTKTVAVHYAKQNIRCNCICPAGVVTPPIANMVKDPQIRAWFEGIHPMGRLGQPAEVAEATVYFASEESGWTTGSILSVDGGVTAA; this is translated from the coding sequence ATGAGACTCGCACACAGGATCGCGATTGTAACCGGTGGAGGGACCGGCATCGGTGAAGCGATTGCGAAGGTTTTTGCTCGGGAAGGCGCGAAAGTTGCGATCACAGGCCGGCGGCAGGACGAATTGGAACGCGTTGTTGAAGACATTGAGCGAACAGGCGGACAGGCTTTAGCACTTCCAGGCAGTGTGACCAACGAACACGACGTGCAGGAAGCAGTGGCAGCTACTGTCAGGACCTTTGGTCGTCTCGATATTCTGGTCAACAATGCGGGCAATTTGTTCTATACGGCGCGACTTCACGAGACCACTGATCAGATTTGGGATGAGACCTTTGACGTGTTTATGAAGGGGACGTTTCGATTCATTCGTGCGGTAATTCCTCGGATGCTTCAGCAGGGCGGCGGCTCGATCCTGAATATCTCCACAGTCGTCGGGCTCAAGGCAATTCCCGGCTTTGAGGCTCATGCGTATCAAGCGGCCAAGGCGGGTGTGATCATGCTCACCAAGACAGTGGCTGTGCACTACGCTAAGCAAAACATCCGTTGTAACTGTATCTGTCCAGCTGGCGTTGTTACCCCACCCATCGCAAACATGGTGAAGGATCCACAGATTAGAGCCTGGTTCGAAGGCATCCACCCAATGGGTCGGCTCGGGCAGCCGGCGGAGGTTGCCGAAGCGACGGTTTATTTTGCATCCGAGGAATCGGGCTGGACAACCGGGAGCATCCTGTCGGTGGATGGCGGTGTGACGGCCGCATAA
- a CDS encoding Ammonia monooxygenase, subunit C: MASSTETTNDRGYDIAQWYDSKPVKIGWLAILAIGVFWVLYQRAFGYSHGLDSMTPEFDSVWMGLWRFNILANAVFFATTIGWIWVTRDRNLANLAPKLELKRYFYWMGWLVCYMWGVYYAGSYTLEQDAAWHQVIIRDTSFTASHIVAFYGTFPLYITCGVATYLYAQTRLPLYSQATSFALVAAVVGPMFILPNVGLNEWGHAFWFVDELFSAPLHWGFVTLGWCGLFGAAGGVAAQIISRMSNLADVVWNNAPKSILDPFPSQANPNAKAGY, from the coding sequence ATGGCATCCTCAACTGAAACAACCAACGATAGAGGGTACGACATCGCGCAGTGGTACGACTCGAAGCCAGTGAAGATCGGCTGGTTAGCGATCCTGGCGATTGGCGTCTTTTGGGTGCTGTATCAACGGGCATTTGGGTACTCGCACGGGTTGGACTCCATGACCCCGGAATTCGACTCGGTGTGGATGGGACTGTGGCGGTTTAACATCTTAGCGAACGCGGTGTTCTTTGCGACGACGATCGGGTGGATCTGGGTCACGCGAGATCGGAACCTGGCGAACCTGGCGCCCAAACTGGAGCTGAAGCGGTACTTTTACTGGATGGGCTGGCTGGTGTGTTACATGTGGGGCGTGTACTACGCGGGGAGCTATACGCTGGAGCAGGATGCGGCGTGGCACCAGGTGATCATTCGGGACACGAGCTTCACGGCGAGCCATATTGTGGCGTTCTATGGGACGTTCCCCTTGTACATCACCTGCGGAGTGGCAACCTACTTGTATGCGCAAACGCGATTGCCGTTGTACAGCCAGGCAACCTCATTCGCCTTAGTGGCGGCGGTGGTGGGGCCCATGTTCATTCTGCCGAACGTGGGACTCAACGAGTGGGGCCACGCGTTCTGGTTTGTCGATGAGCTGTTCTCGGCGCCGTTGCACTGGGGCTTTGTGACGTTGGGCTGGTGCGGGTTGTTCGGGGCGGCGGGCGGAGTGGCGGCGCAGATTATCAGCCGGATGTCGAATTTGGCAGACGTGGTCTGGAACAACGCACCGAAGAGCATTCTGGATCCGTTCCCCAGCCAGGCGAACCCTAACGCCAAGGCCGGGTACTAA
- a CDS encoding hypothetical protein (conserved protein of unknown function): MEPADRPNAPYDGSALIADPIHKYVTFTVPYATPDPHEFTEKDLIDSPWVQRLRYIYQLQSARWVYPSAEHTRFVHSLGTMHVAGRFARHLYPFLKKVVKEVPSANYVEELLRVTALVHDIGHGPFCHFFDDNFLHGMGLSHERLGQIIIREHLAPVIRKIRRSPSGPFAKGEEINPDQIAHLILKEKGKDNSRLPRWLNMLQPVISGSYTGDNLDYVLRDSYMCGVAVGPVDLTRLIHYTIVTDKGFTIHKTGLPALQMFLNTRMYLYSNVYYHRTTRAIDIHLRDIFGQTMSLLCPRDPRKKMEDYRILTDWSLLEEVRDWKHSRHKLRRQLGQEWARILDRDVKWKMAYSTTLKEKGQERGMAFPSHRHFEQQIMKELPAGLKRLPFRVDMALLDPRPDPKDRRGNPLYVYDPGNGQVSSEPLEEFLDLLPTRLIQFRIYSPDHTHDAALSQAAATVLNKTPTSLETNY; this comes from the coding sequence ATGGAACCTGCAGACCGACCGAATGCTCCGTATGATGGATCGGCACTCATCGCTGATCCGATTCACAAGTATGTTACCTTCACCGTTCCTTACGCGACTCCTGATCCGCACGAGTTCACCGAGAAAGATCTGATCGATTCTCCGTGGGTCCAACGCCTACGGTATATTTATCAACTCCAAAGTGCCCGTTGGGTCTATCCGTCTGCCGAGCATACCCGCTTCGTTCACTCCTTGGGGACGATGCACGTGGCAGGACGATTCGCCCGACATCTGTATCCCTTCCTCAAGAAAGTGGTCAAAGAGGTGCCGTCGGCCAATTATGTGGAAGAGCTCTTGCGGGTCACGGCCTTGGTGCACGATATCGGACACGGTCCGTTTTGCCATTTCTTCGACGACAATTTTCTCCATGGCATGGGCCTCTCTCACGAACGCTTGGGGCAGATCATCATCCGAGAGCACTTGGCTCCGGTGATCAGGAAAATCCGCCGAAGCCCTTCAGGGCCCTTCGCGAAGGGAGAAGAAATCAATCCGGATCAGATCGCTCATCTGATTCTCAAAGAAAAGGGTAAGGATAATTCCCGGTTACCTCGATGGTTGAACATGCTCCAACCGGTGATCTCCGGAAGCTATACCGGAGACAATCTGGATTATGTCTTGCGGGATTCCTACATGTGCGGCGTCGCTGTGGGCCCGGTCGATCTGACACGGTTAATTCATTATACGATCGTGACCGACAAGGGATTCACCATTCATAAAACCGGGCTTCCCGCGCTCCAAATGTTTTTGAACACGAGAATGTACCTCTACTCCAACGTGTATTATCACCGTACGACGAGGGCCATCGACATCCATCTACGCGATATTTTCGGCCAGACGATGTCGCTGCTGTGCCCGCGCGATCCGCGAAAGAAGATGGAAGACTATCGCATCCTGACTGATTGGTCGCTCTTGGAAGAGGTTCGAGACTGGAAACACTCCCGCCACAAACTCCGCCGGCAGTTGGGGCAGGAGTGGGCAAGAATCTTGGACCGCGATGTTAAATGGAAGATGGCCTACAGCACGACCCTGAAAGAAAAGGGGCAGGAGCGCGGAATGGCGTTTCCCAGCCATCGCCACTTCGAACAGCAGATTATGAAAGAATTGCCGGCAGGCCTGAAGCGACTCCCATTCCGGGTGGACATGGCCCTCCTGGATCCACGACCTGATCCTAAAGATCGCCGCGGAAACCCCTTATACGTCTATGATCCCGGTAACGGCCAAGTCTCCTCCGAACCCCTCGAAGAATTTCTTGATCTGCTTCCTACAAGACTCATTCAATTTCGGATCTATTCGCCAGACCATACTCATGATGCTGCCCTATCGCAAGCAGCTGCGACCGTCCTCAATAAGACACCGACCAGTCTTGAAACCAATTACTAG
- a CDS encoding hypothetical protein (conserved protein of unknown function) — protein MRVRRSMLIAICWIFLLFDVPAYAQLGGGQQGAERILNGMPPEILAKVESLAQIIQQSIKDGQLTDDEVQRSMMSGQLGKRLKQLSPEAGQLLSDISQASKEGKGPGEESILPLLGGLGISPE, from the coding sequence ATGAGGGTGAGAAGATCAATGCTGATCGCTATCTGCTGGATTTTCTTATTATTCGACGTTCCAGCCTATGCCCAACTCGGTGGGGGGCAGCAGGGCGCAGAAAGAATTTTAAATGGAATGCCCCCGGAAATCCTGGCGAAGGTTGAATCTTTGGCTCAGATCATCCAGCAAAGCATCAAGGATGGACAACTCACGGACGACGAGGTCCAACGAAGCATGATGTCAGGCCAACTGGGCAAACGGCTGAAACAATTGAGCCCCGAAGCCGGGCAACTCTTGTCTGACATCAGCCAGGCGTCAAAGGAGGGCAAGGGACCTGGAGAGGAGAGCATACTGCCTCTGCTCGGAGGATTAGGCATCTCGCCGGAATAA
- a CDS encoding hypothetical protein (conserved membrane protein of unknown function), whose amino-acid sequence MTDAGKHPSAGGTRSFRALLRQVLHLQESPQRTALAFALGIFIAFSPAYGLHTAMVALCTWLFGLNFLALLAGAFVNNPWTIIPILGVTYWTGALLLGRTDVPTFDWHDLSFSGIYDQVLPYAGPFVLGGLVLSVLGALLSYPVAYFFLVKYRHNSETPTAKPLPPSDSVS is encoded by the coding sequence ATGACAGACGCGGGTAAACATCCCTCTGCTGGAGGAACTCGATCATTCCGCGCACTGCTACGCCAAGTGCTCCACTTGCAAGAATCGCCACAACGCACAGCGTTGGCCTTTGCGCTGGGGATCTTCATCGCCTTTTCACCGGCCTATGGTCTTCACACCGCAATGGTAGCACTGTGCACATGGCTGTTCGGTCTCAACTTTTTAGCGTTACTGGCGGGGGCGTTTGTCAACAACCCCTGGACGATCATTCCGATATTGGGCGTGACCTATTGGACCGGTGCCCTGTTGTTAGGTCGCACAGACGTGCCGACGTTCGATTGGCATGATTTAAGCTTCAGCGGGATCTATGACCAAGTCCTGCCATACGCAGGTCCCTTTGTGCTGGGAGGGCTCGTTCTCAGTGTGCTCGGAGCACTGTTGTCGTATCCTGTCGCGTATTTTTTCCTGGTGAAATATCGCCATAACTCAGAGACCCCCACCGCCAAGCCATTGCCGCCTTCAGACTCGGTGAGCTAA
- a CDS encoding Cell filamentation protein Fic has protein sequence MNELLTSIATKKMQLDALRPISRAALLALQKSYDVDLTYTSNAIEGNTLTLRETAELIEHGITVEGKSLHDHLEAIDHYEAVLWMRELAAKTIPIAQHTVCASTYCVSQPA, from the coding sequence ATGAATGAGCTCCTCACCTCGATCGCCACAAAGAAGATGCAGCTTGACGCGTTGCGTCCGATCTCACGCGCGGCGTTGCTAGCCTTGCAGAAATCCTATGATGTGGACTTGACCTACACTTCTAATGCCATTGAAGGCAACACGCTGACTCTACGGGAGACGGCGGAACTGATCGAGCATGGAATTACCGTTGAGGGAAAATCCTTGCATGATCATCTTGAAGCGATCGATCACTACGAAGCGGTCTTATGGATGCGCGAACTCGCGGCGAAGACGATACCGATTGCTCAACACACAGTGTGCGCATCGACGTATTGTGTCTCGCAGCCAGCCTGA
- a CDS encoding protease, ATP-dependent zinc-metallo has product MKPTIQKLLFWSVLGLFLILLLNLWSMPPRALEEQIIFSDFMAKLDQGDIEKVVIKGNYLNGVLKDNTRLRTYAADYPDLVQVLREKHVQIEVTPPNEYPWYIQFLMTWGPFVLFFGLFLFFMRRMQTGNQALSLVKSRARLLTDDRKKVTFADVAGVDEAKSEVQETVEFLKEPRKFQKLGGRIPKGVLLVGPPGTGKTLLAKAIAGEAGVPFFSISGSDFVEMFVGVGASRVRDMFEQAKKQAPCIIFIDEIDAVGRSRGAGIGGGNDEREQTLNQLLVEMDGFDTTEGVILVAATNRPDVLDPALLRPGRFDRQVVVTQPDLRGRSEILKVHTKKVPIAANVELEKIARGTPGFSGADLENLVNEAALWAARQNKHEVGVVDFEMAKDKIMMGTERKSMMLTDEEKQVTAYHEAGHTLMAKLLPNTDPVHKVSIIPRGRALGVTMQLPTDDRHNYSNEFLYNTLAILMGGRVAEELVFKQVTTGAGNDLERATALARQMVCEWGMSEKIGPLVFGQKEESMFLGRSFGAKRDVSDEIALEIDREIKRLVTENYERAKRVLTEQMASLKALAEALLEKEVLDASEIDALLLQSSSQAVLA; this is encoded by the coding sequence GTGAAACCCACAATTCAAAAATTACTGTTTTGGTCCGTATTAGGTCTGTTTCTGATCTTGCTTCTCAATCTGTGGAGTATGCCGCCGCGGGCACTAGAGGAACAGATCATTTTCAGCGATTTCATGGCGAAGCTCGACCAGGGCGATATTGAAAAGGTCGTCATCAAGGGCAATTACCTCAATGGTGTCCTGAAAGATAATACACGGCTTCGAACCTACGCAGCGGACTATCCTGATCTCGTACAGGTGCTGCGAGAGAAGCACGTTCAGATCGAAGTCACGCCACCCAATGAATACCCGTGGTACATCCAATTTCTCATGACATGGGGACCGTTCGTTCTCTTTTTTGGCCTGTTCTTATTCTTCATGCGCCGGATGCAGACTGGGAACCAGGCCCTCTCCCTCGTGAAAAGCAGAGCCCGCTTGCTGACGGATGATCGAAAAAAGGTGACCTTTGCCGATGTGGCAGGAGTCGATGAAGCGAAATCGGAGGTACAGGAAACGGTCGAGTTTTTGAAAGAACCGCGAAAGTTTCAGAAACTCGGGGGACGTATCCCCAAGGGGGTCTTGCTCGTGGGGCCGCCTGGAACCGGGAAGACACTATTGGCGAAAGCGATTGCCGGTGAGGCAGGCGTCCCCTTCTTCAGCATCAGCGGTTCGGATTTTGTGGAAATGTTCGTGGGCGTCGGGGCCTCTCGGGTTCGCGATATGTTCGAGCAAGCGAAAAAGCAGGCTCCCTGTATCATTTTTATCGATGAAATCGACGCCGTCGGACGGTCACGGGGAGCGGGGATCGGCGGTGGCAACGATGAACGTGAGCAAACCCTGAACCAGTTGCTGGTCGAAATGGACGGATTCGATACGACGGAGGGCGTCATTTTGGTGGCCGCGACGAATCGACCGGATGTGCTGGATCCGGCCCTGCTGAGGCCGGGCCGCTTTGATAGGCAAGTAGTGGTGACTCAGCCGGATCTCCGAGGCCGTTCGGAAATTCTAAAGGTGCACACGAAGAAAGTGCCGATTGCGGCGAACGTCGAATTGGAAAAGATTGCCCGGGGTACCCCCGGTTTCTCCGGCGCGGATCTGGAAAACTTGGTCAATGAAGCCGCGCTCTGGGCTGCCCGTCAGAACAAACACGAAGTCGGGGTTGTGGACTTCGAAATGGCCAAGGACAAGATTATGATGGGCACCGAGCGCAAGAGCATGATGCTTACGGACGAGGAAAAGCAGGTCACGGCATATCATGAGGCTGGCCATACCCTGATGGCCAAATTGTTGCCGAACACCGATCCGGTTCACAAAGTGTCGATTATTCCGAGAGGTCGGGCGTTGGGTGTCACCATGCAGTTGCCGACCGATGACCGCCATAATTATTCCAATGAGTTTTTATACAATACATTAGCAATTCTGATGGGCGGCAGGGTTGCAGAAGAACTGGTGTTTAAACAGGTCACAACCGGTGCGGGCAACGATTTGGAGCGCGCGACGGCCCTTGCGCGGCAAATGGTCTGCGAATGGGGCATGAGTGAAAAGATTGGACCGCTCGTGTTCGGGCAAAAAGAGGAATCGATGTTTCTGGGCCGCTCTTTTGGGGCCAAGCGTGATGTCAGTGATGAAATAGCCTTAGAGATCGATCGAGAAATCAAGCGCCTCGTCACGGAGAATTACGAACGGGCCAAGCGGGTCCTGACCGAACAGATGGCAAGCTTAAAAGCGTTGGCGGAGGCGCTCTTGGAGAAAGAAGTGCTGGACGCATCGGAAATCGATGCGCTTCTTTTACAATCTTCTTCTCAGGCTGTCCTAGCCTAA